From Alosa sapidissima isolate fAloSap1 chromosome 2, fAloSap1.pri, whole genome shotgun sequence, one genomic window encodes:
- the LOC121697104 gene encoding potassium/sodium hyperpolarization-activated cyclic nucleotide-gated channel 1-like, which produces MEVPRTPTRRCSIVTAGGWKNLLLPQQNRQSLYVYGSELAVEEACAKQKESGILVIHPFSPIRSYYIMCMVAITFLNLVGIPMEIAFLDGGSGAGWEGFNVFSDTLFLIDVALNFRTGIITDDSEAAVLDLKKIRISYLKSWFIPDLIAAFPVGYILLIADLTYSTDPNSTKTSRMVRILMFVRILSLVRLLRVSRLVRFFNEVEKVSNANLEVVRLLFRVLSLLMTIFLLCHWNGCIQYFVPMLEDFPADCWVRRENLMNASVAEKYSFGIFRALSHMTAVSYGSSESPTNETEMWIVIISMVSGALMYTLLVANAAAMMSNVDITAKAYKSKMNHLDDYMTFMKLPKELRVRISSYYQARYGGKWFDEKDILNWVSESLKEEILTIMCDGLLRKVPIFRNCDKSFISSILPHLQHEVFQEGDVIVQQNGPGDRMFLIEHGQVLVDSLEKELCDGDHFGEMCLLNQGNRLSTVRALTVCQLFSLSVTSFHEVLQRFPDVRKDLEKMAENTNTSFV; this is translated from the exons ATGGAGGTGCCCAGGACCCCGACCAGAAGATGCTCCATAGTGACTGCGGGCGGTTGGAAGAACCTGCTCCTGCCCCAGCAAAACCGGCAGTCACTGTATGTGTATGGCAGTGAGTTAGCCGTGGAGGAGGCTTGCGCCAAGCAAAAGGAGAGCGGGATACTCGTCATCCACCCTTTCAGCCCCATACG GAGTTATTATATCATGTGCATGGTGGCTATTACCTTTCTGAACCTGGTTGGGATCCCCATGGAGATTGCCTTCCTGGACGGTGGGAGTGGCGCTGGCTGGGAGGGGTTCAATGTGTTTTCAGACACGCTCTTCTTGATTGACGTTGCTCTGAACTTCAGGACGGGTATCATTACTGATGACAGTGAG GCTGCTGTTCTTGACTTGAAGAAGATTCGTATTAGTTATTTAAAGAGCTGGTTCATACCTGATTTGATTGCTGCATTCCCAGTTGGCTACATATTGCTCATTGCG GACTTGACTTACAGCACAGACCCCAACTCTACCAAGACTAGCAGAATGGTGCGAATCCTGATGTTCGTGAGGATACTGAGTCTGGTACGACTTCTACGGGTATCCAGGCTGGTCCGGTTCTTCAATGAAGTGGAGAAG GTGTCCAATGCAAACCTTGAGGTGGTGCGCCTGTTATTCCGAGTGCTGTCCCTCCTAATGACCATATTCCTCCTGTGCCACTGGAACGGCTGCATTCAGTACTTTGTGCCCATGCTGGAGGACTTTCCAGCGGACTGttgggtgaggagagagaatcTCATG AACGCCTCGGTGGCTGAGAAATACTCCTTCGGCATCTTCCGGGCCCTTTCTCACATGACTGCCGTCTCTTACGGATCCTCCGAGAGCCCCACAA ATGAGACAGAGATGTGGATTGTCATTATCAGTATGGTGTCGGGGGCGTTGATGTATACATTGTTGGTGGCTAACGCTGCGGCTATGATGTCCAACGTTGACATAACAGCGAAGGCGTACAAGAGCAAG ATGAATCATCTCGACGACTACATGACCTTTATGAAGCTCCCCAAAGAATTGCGCGTTCGCATCAGCAGCTACTACCAGGCCCGCTATGGGGGGAAATGGTTTGATGAAAAGGACATATTAAATTGGGTGTCTGAGTCTCTGAAAGAG GAAATTCTGACCATCATGTGTGACGGGCTGCTCAGAAAGGTGCCAATATTCCGGAACTGCGACAAAAGCTTCATCTCCTCGATCCTGCCTCATCTGCAGCATGAGGTCTTCCAGGAGGGCGATGTCATCGTCCAGCAGAACGGGCCAGGTGACCGCATGTTCCTGATCGAGCACGGCCAGGTCCTGGTGGACAGTCTGGAGAAGGAGCTCTGCGATGGAGACCACTTCGGAG AGATGTGCCTCCTCAACCAGGGCAATCGCTTATCTACAGTCCGAGCCTTGACCGTGTGCcagctcttctctctgtccGTGACTAGCTTTCACGAGGTGCTGCAGAGATTCCCAGACGTCAGGAAGGATTTGGAGAAGATGGCCGAAAACACCAATACAAGCTTTGTGTGA